The proteins below come from a single Campylobacter sp. CCUG 57310 genomic window:
- a CDS encoding nicotinate phosphoribosyltransferase produces the protein MSNEIELKKQGVIKRLTNKTFKFDPRIAEGFYTARYFLKINQVIKQNLPDQHVTMQFFQRANNITLCGIDEAIAIVYTFAKEPEWLEIYALNDGDIINANEPVLKISGKYENFGFLENIIDATLARRSSVATNVARALKAANGKVVFSMADRQDDISTQIGDGYATYVAGIDRVSTDAQGFWWGGKGMGTMPHALVQMCEGDIVKACEIYAKTFPGELVTALVDYNNDVITDALLAANALKSRLGAVRVDTSQSLIDKYFEDKDTSGFDPHGVCKELIFALRKALDENGFNHVKIVVSSGFTPEKIAEFEAHDTPVDIYGVGSFTVRNDTCGFTGDLVELNGKAEAKVGRRNFISERLQKVEFER, from the coding sequence ATGAGTAACGAGATAGAGCTAAAAAAACAAGGCGTCATCAAGCGTCTTACGAACAAGACTTTTAAATTTGACCCAAGGATAGCCGAGGGATTTTATACCGCAAGATATTTTTTAAAGATAAATCAGGTCATAAAGCAAAATTTACCCGACCAGCACGTAACTATGCAGTTTTTTCAAAGGGCGAACAACATCACTTTGTGTGGTATCGATGAAGCTATAGCGATCGTATATACCTTCGCTAAAGAGCCTGAATGGCTTGAAATTTACGCGTTAAATGACGGTGATATCATAAACGCAAACGAGCCTGTTTTAAAGATAAGCGGCAAGTATGAAAATTTCGGCTTTTTAGAAAATATTATAGACGCCACTCTGGCTCGCAGAAGCTCGGTAGCTACGAATGTTGCTAGAGCCTTAAAGGCCGCAAACGGCAAGGTAGTCTTTTCTATGGCGGATAGGCAAGATGACATCTCAACGCAGATAGGCGACGGATACGCCACTTATGTCGCGGGCATAGATCGCGTCTCAACCGACGCTCAGGGCTTTTGGTGGGGTGGCAAGGGTATGGGGACTATGCCCCACGCGCTTGTTCAGATGTGTGAGGGAGATATAGTAAAGGCGTGTGAAATTTACGCTAAAACATTTCCCGGCGAGCTTGTAACGGCACTTGTTGATTACAATAACGACGTGATCACTGATGCACTTTTAGCTGCAAATGCGCTAAAATCAAGGCTTGGTGCCGTTAGGGTCGATACATCTCAAAGCCTCATAGACAAGTATTTTGAGGACAAAGACACAAGCGGATTTGATCCGCATGGAGTCTGCAAAGAGCTTATCTTTGCACTTCGTAAAGCTCTTGATGAAAATGGCTTTAATCACGTTAAGATAGTCGTTAGCTCGGGCTTTACTCCTGAAAAAATTGCCGAATTTGAAGCGCATGATACGCCTGTTGATATCTATGGCGTAGGAAGCTTTACCGTTAGAAACGATACTTGCGGATTTACGGGCGATCTTGTGGA